TTGCCAGCGGCAATGCCGGATAATGAGGTGCATAAACGCCAGTATATGCGACTTGTAGCGCAAAAGCTATGGCGCAGAGCAGGATCAAAGCATCGCCTTTATTCAGGGACAAAGCAGAGCCTGTGAAGGTCAGCAGGTAAAGACCTACTGCGGCAAGCGCCGCACTGAACCAGGTGTAACGTGAAATGGCATGCCCCAGTAGCGCCAGAGATAGAAAGGGAACCAATACGACCGATAGACCGGTAATAAACCCGGTATTGGAGGTGGTTGTATATAGAAGTCCCATGGTCTGGAAACCATAGCCCATAAACAAAAAAAGGCCTAGCAGCAGAGAATCGCGTACCATGCGGAAACTTAACTGTTTCCACTCCTTGCGGTTAAAAATAACAGTGATTAGAGCCAGCAACAGGGCAGCACCCGTAAAGCGGATGCAATTAAACGCGAGCGGTGGTAGCACCTTGACAGCATTTTGAACAATCAGAAAGGTACATCCCCACATCATCGCCACGAGTAGCAGACTAAAATCGGCCATCCGGGAACGCTTCACTTCTTAGGTCATCCTCTCTTCGGCAGATGCCGTTCTTGTAAGAACGACAAGGTCAAGTTGTCCAAATTGTATCGTATATTCATGGGGAGGACAAGATAGAAATCGCTCAAAGGCTTATATTTAAAGGGATTTAGGGGATTAGGCTAGACAAAAAAACAGCGTCTTGGTATACTTCGATAACCGTACATTTGTTCTTGTTTTTCGCATCTTAGAAAGGAGCGGTTTCACCATGATGGGCAGATCCCATTTAATAA
The window above is part of the Paenibacillus sp. FSL K6-0276 genome. Proteins encoded here:
- a CDS encoding DMT family transporter, with the protein product MKRSRMADFSLLLVAMMWGCTFLIVQNAVKVLPPLAFNCIRFTGAALLLALITVIFNRKEWKQLSFRMVRDSLLLGLFLFMGYGFQTMGLLYTTTSNTGFITGLSVVLVPFLSLALLGHAISRYTWFSAALAAVGLYLLTFTGSALSLNKGDALILLCAIAFALQVAYTGVYAPHYPALPLATLQLAFVGLFSIVASLIFEGAAPLAHSAELIKDPDVLWALLISIGPTSAFAFWIQTACQKYTTPSRVAIIYATEPVFAVLTGLAFGGETLGMSALLGCVCILGAMLMAELSPEPGQNQHKKSYFSKLHLFRKR